ACGTCAACTCTTCTCTATGCTTGAGCAGGCTCAACCCGGGCATAAAACAGACCTCGGATCCTGACATCAACTGGCTCTTTACCGCCCATGTCGGTATCAGAGGGCTGAATGCTCTCAAAAGTTCCAGCAATCTCGCCGGTTGAACTATTGACCTTAGCTACTTGCAAAGAGATTTTTCCCTGTCCAGTTTGGAAGGACTTGATATTCTCACGCAGCAGTTCCTCATCATCTCCTCGAGATGGCAGCGCTACAGCAGTGTCATAACCTGATGTGAGACCACGACCTTTTGGATCAAGGAAGTTAGAGGTGCGGTAAGAGGGAACACGAAATTCCCCTTCAAAATCCGTGGAGGTGCTGATGTTGTCAGCCCGCTGTGCTTTCGCAACTAAGCCCTTCACGGTAAACAAGAACGGATACATTTCTCCACCTGGCAGCTTCACAGTAATTGCCTGGAAGTCAAATCCATCTTGTTCTGAGAAGACTAACTCACCATTCTTGTCAACCTGAAGCTTACCACTCACTTGATCCAGGGAAGATGTAAACCGGGTCAATGGTTTACCCGCAATAAATTGTGCTTCCTGACGTCTGTTTGTGGACTCCTCTTTGACAAAGAAGTTGGTGGGTTCTAAGCAAAGGTCAGTAATGGCATAGGATTGATTGGGGTCGATTGCAATCACACCCCGGTTTGTTTCAACCAATTGGGGACAAGTGTTTGCTAAACCTGTACCCCGGATTTGTTCATAGGTCAAAGCAGCAGTCGCAGTCGGTGAACTATCGCTGCAAGCTGTGAGCAAACCTAAGCAGAGTGCCAGGAATGCAGCAATTAAAGCGCGATACCTCATGGTCAACCTCTAGTTTCTATTTGTGAAAACCTACCAGTATCTTTTTAAAGGTTAAGTATGGCAGTTCGGGCAAGCCCGCTCATACTGAATTCTACAAGACCTTGTTACCATTCTTTTGCTGCATCTCATAAATTGCTGATCTCAACTCAAAAAACTCTCAGTGTTGTTACGATTTCTAAAGTTCATCACTAGATAGTGTATTTGAGCAGATCATTCAGCGTTTGGTAGATCAGAATACGGATTTTGAACCGATTTGTAGGACAGTCTGATACTAGGAGTACTTATCCACGAACGGAATGTAAAAGTTAAGCTGTGAAATATAACGCAATCGCTTCTAATGAAGGGGCAAGAGAAAAGGTGGAATAAGTATGGGTGAGGCGCAACAGAACGATTTCAACTTGCAGCAGACATCAAAAGACAGCGTTACTGCACCTGAGCCAGTCCAAGCAAAGCTAGAGATGATCGATACCCTAGTACAAGCGATCGCAACCCAGTATCAGAGCGATAGCTTAGCACTACTAGCATTGCTACGCACATTAGAAGCTTTGCATCAAGGGATTCGAGATGGTTTGTTTCAAGCGGCTCTGCCTGACAATCGGCAAGCACTTTATGCTTTACTACGCGATATCGAAGCAGATGGAGGATGGCCCTACATTCATCGGATGAGGCTTCAGTCTTTCTTATCAAAATTGCCTGCGGCAGAAATCGCAGAAATTGATTTGTTTTGTAGTCCTTCTGAAAACGGCAGTAGTAGTTCATCCTCCAAGGACAGGTTTCATCATCTACACCGCTCGCCAATGCAGTCAGAATCGCTAGAATGGTAGGAAAATAGCAGAGAAGACCGCATGATTCCTACCGTTATTGAACAATCGGGTCGTGGCGAGAGAGCCTTCGACATTTACTCTCGTCTTCTACGAGAGCGAATCATTTTTTTGGGACAGCCGATCGACTCTGATCTAGCAAATCTGATTGTCGCTCAAATGCTGTTCCTGGAAGCTGAAGACCCAGAGAAGGACATTTACCTCTATATCAATTCTCCGGGTGGCTCGGTGATGGCAGGATTGGGCATCTTTGACACCATGAATCATATCCGACCTGATATTTGTACTATCTGTGTCGGTTTAGCAGCAAGCATGGGTGCATTCCTACTTAGTGCTGGAACCAAAGGCAAGCGCATGAGTCTTCCTCATTCCCGCATTATGATCCACCAACCTTTGGGCGGTGCACAAGGTCAAGCAACTGATATTGAGATCCAGGCAAAGGAAATCTTATATCTGAAACGCCAGCTCAACACTGCGCTCTCTAACCATACTGGACAGCCGCTGGAAAGAATAGAGCAAGACACCGAACGCGATTTCTTCATGTCTGCCCAAGAAGCTGTTGATTATGGGCTAATCGATCAAGTAATCGATCGCAAATCAACCGGAAGTCATCCAATGGCAACAATCGCAAGCTAGGGTTTGGGCTCCTTTACCTAGAGGTTTGTCAATAAATAAGTTTGTGTTTTATTAAGGCATTGAGTACGATGAGCAGATAGTCCCGCAATAAAATTTTGCGATCAAGTAAGTCCCAGTATTGTCATTACCTCATCTAAGACTTTGACTCAGGTGAGGTAATTTTCTTCCAATTTGTCAGCTTTGAGGTTAATCCAATTCTAGTTTGGCATTCCTCAAATGTAACTACTCAGGTTGAAGGACAGGGAAGATAAGGTTTCCCATAAACACTTGTTTGAGGGCATTGAGCACATCAAGTCCTTGCTTCCCGAGCGTCGAAATGTAACCTCGAATTCGACAAAATCGTTGAGCTCCGTCCATCGAACGAAAGCCTCCAGAAATTTTCTGTCTCAGTTTCATCATGGGTAGATCTCGCTCCGCTTGATTATTATCAAACGGCACACGGAAGTCATACATGAACGCTAACACTGCCGATTGCTTGGAAAGACGGTCGAGTAAGTTTTTCGGCGGGCTCTGTTTAGGACAACCCCTTGAGAGAAGTTGATTGGGGCCAGTGGGTGGAGGAGGGTTGTCTTTCAAGCCT
The DNA window shown above is from Trichocoleus sp. and carries:
- a CDS encoding photosystem II manganese-stabilizing polypeptide — encoded protein: MRYRALIAAFLALCLGLLTACSDSSPTATAALTYEQIRGTGLANTCPQLVETNRGVIAIDPNQSYAITDLCLEPTNFFVKEESTNRRQEAQFIAGKPLTRFTSSLDQVSGKLQVDKNGELVFSEQDGFDFQAITVKLPGGEMYPFLFTVKGLVAKAQRADNISTSTDFEGEFRVPSYRTSNFLDPKGRGLTSGYDTAVALPSRGDDEELLRENIKSFQTGQGKISLQVAKVNSSTGEIAGTFESIQPSDTDMGGKEPVDVRIRGLFYARVEPAQA
- the clpP gene encoding ATP-dependent Clp endopeptidase proteolytic subunit ClpP, with translation MIPTVIEQSGRGERAFDIYSRLLRERIIFLGQPIDSDLANLIVAQMLFLEAEDPEKDIYLYINSPGGSVMAGLGIFDTMNHIRPDICTICVGLAASMGAFLLSAGTKGKRMSLPHSRIMIHQPLGGAQGQATDIEIQAKEILYLKRQLNTALSNHTGQPLERIEQDTERDFFMSAQEAVDYGLIDQVIDRKSTGSHPMATIAS